From one Rhodothermales bacterium genomic stretch:
- a CDS encoding S41 family peptidase yields MRRPEAVLGITAIFLVGALVGVFLNRVDVPGFGDSESRKIEDALTLIRKRYVDVLSDDELAAAAIQGMVERLDPYSTYIDARTLGPVQDELEGEFGGVGIWFEMVSDSARVVSVIPGGPSEHAGVLAGDRIVAVDDSSCVGEPSRSIQSRIRGPRGEVVRLTIYRPVLSQKLNVSVERAVIPIRSVEAAFRLDDETAYIRLSRFTSGTAEEFRKAVSDLRNAGPLRGLLIDVRNNPGGILEAAVRVSDELLAGGVDIVSTEGRGIEKREVYASSAGGMVEDTPVIILVNSNSASASEILAGAIQDNDRGLVIGQPTFGKGLVQRQFVFGDGSALHLTVARYYTPAGRAIQNDLDRNVPVHAGADTVLARNDSDPADSLLQFTTLHGRILRGGKGIYPDHIPPADSLVNVFELVFRSGLDLGFSRRWFDTREASVRQAWSQEPDRFVDEFRIDDETWQEFVTYTAREAGTVWSRYDASDIALARSRISTLLTARIGQSLFGPQIWFSIVSKVDPDITFARAFWEEASSLPGAPGR; encoded by the coding sequence ATGCGTAGACCCGAAGCGGTGCTCGGCATCACGGCGATATTCCTTGTGGGTGCACTCGTTGGAGTGTTTCTGAATCGTGTGGATGTACCGGGATTTGGCGATTCCGAGTCACGGAAGATCGAAGATGCGCTCACACTGATCCGGAAGCGCTACGTCGATGTGCTCTCCGACGATGAGCTGGCGGCGGCTGCCATTCAGGGGATGGTCGAAAGGCTGGACCCGTACAGCACCTACATTGATGCGCGTACTCTTGGACCCGTCCAGGACGAGTTGGAGGGAGAGTTCGGTGGTGTGGGTATCTGGTTTGAGATGGTGTCGGATTCTGCGCGCGTCGTGTCTGTGATTCCCGGGGGACCCAGTGAACACGCAGGTGTACTCGCGGGAGATCGAATCGTAGCCGTCGACGATTCTTCGTGCGTTGGCGAGCCGTCGCGGTCGATCCAGAGTCGAATCCGCGGGCCCCGCGGCGAGGTTGTGCGCCTGACCATCTACCGACCTGTACTGAGTCAGAAACTGAATGTGTCCGTCGAGCGCGCGGTGATTCCCATACGATCCGTGGAGGCTGCCTTCCGACTCGACGACGAAACAGCGTACATCCGGCTCAGCCGTTTTACATCCGGTACGGCCGAGGAATTTCGGAAGGCCGTATCTGATCTCCGAAACGCCGGTCCGCTGCGTGGATTGCTGATCGATGTCAGGAATAACCCGGGGGGCATACTCGAGGCCGCGGTGCGCGTTTCGGACGAGTTACTTGCGGGCGGCGTCGATATCGTCAGTACCGAAGGCCGGGGCATTGAGAAGCGCGAAGTGTATGCGTCATCCGCCGGAGGGATGGTTGAGGATACACCCGTTATCATCCTCGTGAATTCGAACTCGGCCTCGGCGAGCGAGATTCTGGCCGGTGCGATACAGGACAACGACAGGGGACTCGTGATCGGACAGCCGACGTTCGGCAAAGGCCTGGTTCAGCGACAGTTTGTGTTTGGAGACGGCAGTGCCCTGCATCTGACGGTAGCGCGCTACTACACGCCGGCCGGGCGCGCCATCCAGAACGACCTCGATCGGAACGTGCCGGTCCATGCCGGAGCGGATACGGTCCTTGCGCGCAACGACAGCGATCCTGCAGACTCGCTGCTTCAATTCACCACGCTGCACGGCCGAATACTGCGCGGCGGAAAAGGCATCTATCCGGATCACATTCCTCCTGCAGACTCGTTGGTGAATGTATTCGAACTGGTCTTTCGCTCAGGACTGGATCTTGGATTCAGCCGGCGCTGGTTTGACACGAGAGAAGCTTCAGTACGTCAGGCATGGTCGCAGGAGCCAGACAGATTCGTCGACGAGTTCCGGATAGATGATGAGACGTGGCAGGAGTTTGTCACGTATACGGCGCGTGAGGCTGGAACGGTGTGGAGTCGGTACGACGCCAGCGACATTGCGCTGGCCCGCAGCCGGATAAGCACACTTCTGACAGCTCGAATCGGGCAGTCCTTGTTTGGACCTCAAATCTGGTTCTCGATCGTGAGCAAGGTGGATCCGGACATCACGTTTGCCCGTGCGTTCTGGGAAGAGGCTTCATCTTTGCCGGGCGCACCGGGGCGCTAG